A genomic stretch from Nocardia wallacei includes:
- a CDS encoding glycosyltransferase, producing MSEPAPGGDRIVAVVVTHKRRELLAESLKVLGAQTRPVDHLIVVDNANEPEVGELVREQPVPATYLGSEHNLGGAGGFALGILHALSLGADWVWLADDDGRPEGPEVLETLVDCARRHGLAEVSPVVADIDDPDRLAFPLRRGVVWRRLRSELGDDDFLPGIASLFNGALISARAVDVIGVPDLRLFVRGDEVEVHRRLVRSGLPFGTCLRAAYLHPNGSAEFKPILGGRMHTQYPDDPVKRYFTYRNRGYLMAQPGMRKLLPQEWARFSWFFLVQQKDPAGLKEWLRLRRLGRREQFHKPG from the coding sequence ATGAGTGAACCGGCACCGGGCGGGGACCGCATCGTCGCGGTGGTCGTCACCCACAAACGCCGTGAGTTGCTGGCCGAATCGTTGAAGGTGCTCGGTGCGCAGACGCGCCCGGTCGATCATCTGATCGTGGTGGACAACGCCAACGAGCCCGAGGTGGGCGAGCTGGTGCGGGAGCAACCGGTCCCGGCGACCTATCTGGGTTCGGAGCACAACCTCGGCGGGGCGGGCGGTTTCGCGCTGGGCATCCTGCACGCGCTGTCGCTCGGCGCGGACTGGGTGTGGCTGGCCGACGACGACGGCCGCCCGGAGGGGCCGGAGGTGCTCGAGACGCTGGTGGACTGCGCCCGGCGGCACGGGCTCGCGGAGGTGTCGCCGGTGGTGGCCGACATCGACGATCCGGACCGGCTGGCCTTTCCGCTGCGCCGCGGCGTGGTGTGGCGGCGACTGCGTTCCGAACTCGGCGACGACGACTTCCTGCCCGGCATCGCCTCGCTGTTCAACGGCGCGCTGATCTCGGCGCGGGCCGTCGACGTGATCGGGGTTCCGGATCTGCGGCTGTTCGTGCGCGGGGACGAGGTGGAGGTCCATCGGCGCCTGGTGCGGTCGGGGCTGCCGTTCGGCACCTGCCTGCGGGCGGCGTATCTGCACCCCAACGGATCCGCCGAGTTCAAGCCGATTCTGGGTGGGCGCATGCACACCCAGTACCCGGACGATCCGGTCAAGCGCTATTTCACCTATCGCAACCGCGGCTACCTCATGGCACAGCCCGGCATGCGCAAACTGCTGCCGCAGGAATGGGCTAGGTTCTCCTGGTTCTTCCTTGTGCAGCAAAAAGATCCGGCCGGTCTGAAAGAATGGCTGCGACTGCGACGCCTGGGGCGGCGCGAGCAGTTCCACAAACCCGGTTAG
- a CDS encoding TetR/AcrR family transcriptional regulator, giving the protein MAPPRKHDTDVILDAARSLVLRDGPRAASVAAIAAASGAPVGTLYHRFGNRNGVLVATWIRALERFQARALAAAADPDPLAAAVGMAVATIEFARAEPDDAKLLLHLRPGDLLDGAPETELRDRLARMNSPLIEHVRRLTRDLFGADDPRSIDRLTRAVVDLPNATLRRHARHGDLPDWLESDVATAARTLLAPHPGG; this is encoded by the coding sequence ATGGCGCCACCCCGCAAGCACGACACCGACGTGATCCTCGACGCAGCGCGCAGCCTGGTCCTGCGCGACGGCCCCCGCGCGGCCAGCGTCGCCGCCATCGCGGCGGCCAGTGGCGCGCCGGTGGGCACGCTGTATCACCGGTTCGGCAACCGCAACGGGGTGCTCGTCGCGACCTGGATCCGCGCGCTGGAACGGTTTCAGGCGCGAGCGCTGGCTGCCGCGGCCGATCCGGATCCGCTGGCGGCCGCCGTCGGAATGGCCGTCGCCACCATCGAATTCGCGCGCGCGGAGCCCGACGACGCCAAACTGCTCCTGCATCTGCGCCCGGGCGATCTGCTCGACGGCGCACCCGAAACCGAGCTGCGCGACCGCCTGGCCCGCATGAACTCACCCCTGATCGAGCACGTCCGGCGACTGACCCGAGATCTCTTCGGCGCCGACGACCCCCGCTCGATCGACCGCCTCACCCGCGCCGTCGTGGACCTGCCCAACGCCACCCTCCGCCGCCACGCCCGCCACGGCGACCTCCCCGACTGGCTGGAATCCGACGTCGCCACCGCCGCCCGCACCCTGCTCGCCCCGCATCCGGGCGGCTAG
- a CDS encoding ABC transporter permease, protein MPAAAPAEPATAEQRPADASVPIVSDSQSFGRAFKDLRDGFAQRELWLSLGWQDIKQRYRRSVLGPFWITISTAVQAAAIGLLYATLLAQPLREYLPYVTVGIIVWNVIEASIIEGADVFIANEGLIKQLPSALSVHIYRMVWRQFLFFAHNLIIYAVMLVGFSVWRDLNWSALLVLPAIVLLFLNAMWVSIVFGIFSTRYRDIAPILGSLTRMLFVLTPVMWSAKVLHAQGGTVSERARLVELIPTFHYLEIVRAPALGDPIALRSWLVVLAFTVVGWAVAVLALKQYRSRVPYWV, encoded by the coding sequence GTGCCCGCAGCAGCTCCAGCCGAGCCGGCGACCGCCGAACAGCGCCCGGCCGACGCCTCGGTACCGATAGTGTCTGATTCGCAGTCGTTCGGACGTGCGTTCAAGGATCTACGCGACGGCTTCGCGCAGCGTGAACTATGGCTGTCGCTGGGCTGGCAGGACATCAAGCAGCGGTACCGGCGATCGGTGCTGGGACCGTTCTGGATCACCATCTCCACCGCCGTGCAGGCGGCCGCCATCGGCCTGCTGTACGCGACGCTGCTGGCTCAGCCGCTGCGCGAATATCTGCCGTACGTGACGGTCGGCATCATCGTGTGGAATGTGATCGAGGCCAGCATCATCGAGGGCGCGGACGTGTTCATCGCCAACGAGGGCCTGATCAAACAGCTGCCCTCGGCCTTGAGCGTGCACATCTACCGCATGGTGTGGCGGCAGTTCCTGTTCTTCGCGCACAACCTGATCATCTACGCGGTGATGCTGGTGGGATTCAGCGTCTGGCGCGATCTGAACTGGTCGGCGCTGCTCGTGCTGCCCGCCATCGTGCTGCTGTTCCTGAATGCGATGTGGGTGTCGATCGTGTTCGGCATCTTCAGCACTCGCTACCGCGACATCGCGCCGATTCTCGGCAGCCTCACCCGCATGCTGTTCGTGCTGACCCCCGTCATGTGGTCGGCGAAAGTGCTGCACGCGCAGGGCGGCACGGTGAGCGAGCGGGCGCGGCTGGTCGAATTGATCCCGACGTTCCACTATCTCGAGATCGTGCGCGCGCCCGCGCTGGGCGATCCCATCGCCTTGCGCAGCTGGCTGGTGGTGCTGGCATTCACCGTCGTCGGCTGGGCGGTGGCAGTCTTGGCTCTGAAGCAGTACCGATCCCGCGTCCCCTACTGGGTGTGA
- a CDS encoding NAD(P)H-quinone oxidoreductase — translation MYAVTLEGFGGPEVLGWGEVPDPAGPAAGEVLIDVAAAGVNRADLMQRQGFYPPPPGASEIIGLEVSGVVEAIGAGVTDFRPGDRVCALLSGGGYAERVVVAATQVLPVPDGLDLAAAAALPEVAATVWSNLVMRAGLHAGQLLLIHGGGSGIGTHAIQVAVSRGARVAVTAGSQPKLDRCAELGASILINYRDEDFVAVVGAAGGADVILDNMGAAYLNRNVEALAEDGQLCVIGLQGGTTGELNISALLGKRGTVHATNLRRRPATGRSSKAEIIAELRRHLWPLVADGTVAPVVSAELPATEAAEAHRLLDSPETVGKVILRIDER, via the coding sequence ATGTATGCGGTGACACTCGAGGGTTTCGGTGGTCCTGAGGTACTGGGCTGGGGGGAGGTGCCGGATCCGGCGGGCCCGGCGGCCGGTGAGGTGCTCATCGACGTCGCGGCGGCGGGGGTGAACCGCGCGGATCTGATGCAGCGCCAGGGGTTCTACCCGCCGCCGCCCGGGGCCAGCGAGATCATCGGGCTGGAGGTGTCCGGCGTGGTCGAGGCGATCGGGGCGGGCGTCACGGACTTCCGGCCGGGTGATCGGGTGTGCGCGCTGCTGTCCGGCGGCGGGTACGCCGAGCGGGTGGTGGTGGCCGCGACCCAGGTGCTGCCGGTGCCCGACGGGCTGGATCTGGCTGCGGCGGCGGCACTTCCGGAGGTGGCCGCCACCGTCTGGTCGAATCTGGTCATGCGGGCCGGATTGCACGCGGGGCAGCTGCTGCTGATTCACGGCGGCGGCAGCGGCATCGGCACCCATGCCATTCAGGTGGCGGTGAGCCGCGGCGCGCGGGTGGCGGTGACGGCGGGCTCGCAGCCGAAGCTCGACCGCTGCGCGGAACTCGGCGCGAGCATCCTGATCAACTACCGCGACGAGGATTTCGTGGCCGTGGTCGGCGCGGCGGGCGGCGCCGACGTCATCCTGGACAACATGGGCGCGGCCTACCTGAACCGCAATGTCGAGGCCCTCGCCGAGGACGGGCAGTTGTGCGTCATCGGGTTGCAGGGCGGGACGACCGGCGAACTGAACATCTCGGCGCTGCTGGGCAAGCGCGGCACCGTGCACGCCACGAACCTGCGCCGCCGTCCGGCCACCGGTCGGTCCAGCAAGGCCGAGATCATCGCCGAACTCCGCCGCCACCTGTGGCCGCTGGTCGCCGACGGCACGGTCGCGCCCGTGGTGAGCGCCGAACTGCCCGCGACGGAGGCCGCCGAGGCACATCGCCTGCTCGACTCACCGGAGACCGTCGGCAAGGTGATCCTGCGCATCGACGAGCGATAG
- a CDS encoding cysteine desulfurase-like protein — protein MTYDVARVRGLIPSLGDGWIHLDPQAGMLVPDSVSRAVSTGFRTSAFTHGNRYSATRRSGAILDAAREAVADLVGADPAGVVLGPDRAVLLAWLAESLSSRLGLGTGIVLSRLDDEANVAPWLRIANRYGAHVRWAEVEIETCEMPAWQFEELIGPTARLVALTAASPIVGSAPAVRVAADRVHEVGGLLVADCFGAAPYALIDIDELNADVVALSAPAWGGPQIGALVFRDPAFLDRIPSMSLNPYAKGAERLEVGHHQYALLAGLTTSIEYLAGLDEQATGTRRERLEISITSLQDYHDQLFEHLMDVLDRVPNLTVIGRASTRIPTVSFTIAGMQAEKVSAKLADHRVGTLSGVHGGSRLLDALGVNDEGGAVTIGLAPYTTKFEIDQLGRALATLD, from the coding sequence ATGACTTACGACGTCGCGAGGGTTCGGGGGTTGATACCGTCCCTGGGCGACGGCTGGATCCATCTCGACCCGCAGGCGGGGATGCTCGTCCCCGATTCGGTATCCCGCGCCGTCTCAACAGGTTTCCGCACCTCCGCGTTCACACACGGTAATCGGTATTCGGCCACCAGGCGCAGCGGAGCCATTCTGGACGCCGCGCGCGAGGCGGTCGCGGACCTGGTCGGCGCCGACCCGGCGGGCGTGGTACTCGGCCCGGATCGCGCGGTACTGCTGGCCTGGCTGGCCGAGTCGCTGAGCTCCCGGCTCGGGCTGGGCACGGGGATCGTGCTGTCGCGCCTGGACGACGAGGCCAACGTCGCGCCGTGGCTGCGGATCGCCAACCGCTATGGCGCGCACGTGCGTTGGGCCGAAGTGGAAATAGAGACGTGTGAGATGCCCGCCTGGCAGTTCGAGGAGCTGATCGGGCCCACCGCGCGTCTAGTCGCCTTGACGGCGGCGTCACCGATCGTGGGATCGGCTCCGGCCGTGCGGGTTGCCGCGGATCGGGTGCACGAGGTCGGGGGTTTGCTGGTGGCCGATTGCTTCGGCGCCGCACCGTACGCGCTGATCGATATCGATGAACTCAACGCCGACGTGGTGGCGCTGTCCGCGCCCGCGTGGGGCGGGCCGCAGATCGGCGCGCTGGTGTTCCGGGATCCGGCGTTCCTGGACCGGATTCCGTCCATGTCGCTCAATCCCTATGCCAAAGGCGCGGAGCGGCTCGAGGTCGGGCATCACCAGTACGCGCTGCTGGCCGGGCTCACCACCTCCATCGAGTATCTCGCCGGGCTGGACGAGCAGGCCACCGGCACCCGCCGCGAGCGGCTGGAAATCTCGATCACCTCGCTGCAGGACTATCACGACCAGTTGTTCGAGCACCTGATGGACGTGCTGGACCGCGTCCCGAATCTGACGGTGATCGGCCGCGCCTCCACCCGCATCCCGACGGTGAGTTTCACCATCGCCGGCATGCAGGCCGAGAAGGTCTCCGCGAAGCTGGCCGATCATCGCGTCGGCACCCTCAGCGGCGTGCACGGGGGCAGCCGCCTGCTCGACGCGCTGGGCGTGAACGACGAGGGCGGGGCGGTCACCATCGGGTTGGCGCCCTACACAACGAAATTCGAGATCGACCAGCTGGGGCGAGCCCTGGCGACGCTGGACTGA
- a CDS encoding ABC transporter ATP-binding protein, with amino-acid sequence MSDVSIETRNAWVEFPIFDAKSRSLKKAFLGKAGGSIGRNKSDVVVVEALRDITVSFQEGDRVGLVGHNGAGKSTLLRLLSGIYEPTRGSARVTGRVAPVFDLGVGMDPEISGYENIIIRGLFLGQSRKQMLAKVDEIAEFTELGEYLNMPLRTYSAGMRVRLAMGVVTSIDPEILLLDEGIGAVDAEFMKKARNRLRDLVARSGILVFCSHSNEFLAQLCDTAIWIDHGQMRMRGGIEEVVRAYEGPEAGDHVAQILRELERERELERNPT; translated from the coding sequence ATGTCCGATGTGAGTATCGAAACCCGGAATGCCTGGGTGGAGTTTCCGATCTTCGACGCCAAATCACGGTCTCTGAAGAAGGCGTTTCTCGGCAAGGCCGGTGGCTCCATCGGGCGCAACAAGTCCGATGTGGTGGTCGTCGAGGCGCTGCGCGACATCACGGTGTCGTTCCAGGAGGGCGACCGGGTCGGCTTGGTCGGCCACAACGGCGCCGGCAAATCGACACTGCTGCGGCTGCTGTCGGGGATCTACGAACCCACTCGGGGCAGCGCGCGCGTAACCGGCCGGGTGGCACCGGTTTTCGATCTCGGCGTCGGCATGGACCCGGAAATCTCCGGCTACGAGAACATCATCATTCGCGGGCTGTTCCTCGGGCAGTCCCGTAAGCAGATGCTGGCCAAGGTCGACGAGATCGCCGAGTTCACCGAGCTCGGCGAATATCTGAACATGCCGCTGCGCACCTATTCCGCCGGTATGCGGGTCCGGCTGGCGATGGGCGTGGTGACCTCGATCGATCCCGAGATCCTGTTGCTGGACGAGGGTATCGGCGCGGTGGACGCCGAGTTCATGAAGAAGGCGCGAAATCGGCTGCGCGATCTCGTCGCTCGCTCCGGAATCCTGGTATTTTGCAGCCATTCCAACGAATTCCTGGCGCAACTGTGCGACACCGCGATCTGGATCGATCACGGGCAGATGCGGATGCGCGGCGGAATCGAGGAAGTGGTGCGGGCCTACGAGGGGCCCGAAGCCGGTGATCATGTCGCCCAAATTCTGCGCGAGCTGGAACGAGAACGGGAACTGGAGCGGAATCCCACATGA
- a CDS encoding bacterial proteasome activator family protein: MTQSDGAPDSIVVIGPEGKPLVIPASAQSEAPFAGQVVGESGEGTETDSKDESLADMVEQPAKVMRIGTMIKQLLEEVRAAPLDDASRTRLKEIHQTSIRELEQGLSPELRDELERLALPFSEGSIPSDAELRIAQAQLVGWLEGLFHGIQTALFAQQMAARQQLEQMRHALPPGAHSPGERGQGGSATGSGQYL, translated from the coding sequence ATGACGCAATCGGACGGAGCACCGGATTCCATCGTGGTGATCGGCCCCGAAGGCAAGCCGCTGGTCATCCCGGCGAGCGCCCAGAGTGAGGCGCCGTTCGCCGGGCAGGTGGTCGGCGAGAGCGGCGAGGGGACCGAGACCGACAGCAAGGACGAGTCGCTGGCCGACATGGTCGAGCAACCGGCGAAGGTCATGCGCATCGGCACCATGATCAAGCAACTGCTGGAGGAGGTACGGGCCGCGCCGCTCGACGACGCCAGCCGCACCCGCCTCAAGGAGATCCACCAGACCTCGATCCGCGAGCTGGAACAGGGCCTGTCGCCGGAGCTGCGCGACGAGCTGGAACGCCTCGCGCTGCCGTTCAGCGAGGGTTCCATTCCCTCCGACGCCGAGCTGCGCATCGCGCAGGCCCAGCTGGTCGGCTGGCTGGAGGGCCTGTTCCACGGCATCCAGACGGCGCTGTTCGCGCAGCAGATGGCCGCGCGTCAGCAGCTCGAGCAGATGCGGCACGCGCTGCCGCCGGGCGCGCACTCCCCGGGCGAACGCGGACAGGGCGGTTCGGCCACGGGCAGCGGCCAGTATCTCTGA
- a CDS encoding SDR family oxidoreductase has product MAEAGKGLAGRTLIMSGGSRGIGLEIAKRAAADGANITLIAKTDQPHPKLPGTIHTAAAELEQAGGTVLKFVGDVRDDEAVAQAVQQTIGRFGGIDLVVNNASAIDLSPTETLSMKKYDLMQDINCRGSFLLSKLSIPALKESAQAGRNPHILTLSPPLNLDPKWAGQSLGYTIAKYGMSLTTLGLAEELRKYGIGVNSLWPRTTIATAAVKNLLGGDEMVRTSRTPDIYADSAYLVLTSPAKDTTGNFFLDDEVLAAHGITDLDKYRVTPGDEPLTTDLFL; this is encoded by the coding sequence ATGGCGGAAGCAGGTAAGGGGCTGGCGGGGCGAACTCTGATCATGTCGGGCGGCAGCCGCGGCATCGGGTTGGAGATCGCGAAGCGGGCCGCGGCCGACGGGGCCAATATCACCCTGATCGCGAAGACCGACCAGCCGCATCCGAAGCTGCCGGGCACCATTCACACCGCGGCCGCCGAACTCGAGCAGGCCGGGGGCACGGTGCTGAAGTTCGTCGGCGACGTGCGCGACGACGAGGCGGTCGCGCAGGCCGTGCAGCAGACCATCGGGCGGTTCGGCGGCATCGACCTGGTTGTCAACAACGCCTCGGCGATCGATCTCTCGCCGACCGAGACGCTGTCGATGAAGAAATACGACCTGATGCAGGACATCAACTGCCGCGGCAGTTTCCTGCTGTCCAAGCTGAGCATTCCGGCGCTGAAGGAATCGGCGCAGGCGGGGCGCAACCCGCACATCCTGACCCTGTCCCCGCCGCTGAACCTGGACCCGAAGTGGGCGGGCCAATCGCTGGGCTACACCATCGCGAAGTACGGAATGTCGCTCACCACTTTGGGTTTGGCCGAGGAGCTGCGTAAGTACGGCATCGGCGTCAACTCGCTGTGGCCCCGCACCACCATCGCCACCGCCGCGGTCAAGAACCTGCTCGGCGGCGACGAGATGGTCCGAACCTCCCGCACCCCAGACATCTACGCCGACTCCGCCTACCTCGTGCTCACCTCCCCCGCGAAGGACACCACCGGCAACTTCTTCCTCGACGACGAGGTGCTGGCCGCCCACGGCATCACCGACCTGGACAAGTACCGCGTGACCCCCGGCGACGAACCCTTGACGACCGACCTGTTCCTCTGA
- a CDS encoding glycosyltransferase gives MDQSAGQAVTASENDRLIADAAPAALRADHRAPGRLVLQRGVFAGPAPKISAEMYAVTKGKATRERMTLRLEKGAAAHTNTYFGRFAASYWQRWTTVTEVEVAMTLTVGDRARVRLAASDIAGHRRIIDTADVRAQDGRNGQGPDERAAGQRVVLRAPLDQYVDGGALWLEFDAVGGELGIGELEWSAAAPERVRPVAIAICTFNRAQDCAHTVAALASDPTVLAAIDAVYVVDQGTDLVEDRPLYQETKPRFGDKLRYLRQPNLGGAGGFTRGLYEVSAADEHADVILMDDDILCEPETVLRLNAFANMTTEPTLVGAQMLFLLNPDYLNVGAEETDLPILRHGQKVAKALRNTSMLKRNQERRVDAGYNAWWTCLIPSEVVKSIGLPIPIFFQWDDVEYGLRAREHGFVTVTLPNAAVWHADFYWKDFDDWARYFSSRNSLIVSALHTELDPKLVTRRLFREISEYLVGMQYGLAHTTLQGIEDFLQGPRMLRDGGQAALAAARTSRGEYGETVKHPAATAPIRNADVEVRRASGEPSRPVLVLIKRAIQQWTGRVQPGLKAVTREDAHWWHIGLFEHVMVTDASQSGVRIRKRDKAKARALLLRTVRVLRRLRRELPAVSEQYRAAMPELTSRENWERLYGI, from the coding sequence ATGGACCAGTCGGCTGGGCAGGCCGTGACCGCATCCGAGAACGACCGGCTGATCGCCGACGCCGCGCCCGCCGCGTTGCGGGCCGATCACCGGGCTCCGGGACGGCTGGTGCTACAGCGGGGCGTCTTCGCCGGTCCCGCACCGAAGATCAGCGCCGAGATGTACGCGGTCACCAAGGGCAAGGCCACCCGGGAACGGATGACGCTGCGGCTGGAGAAGGGCGCCGCCGCGCATACCAACACCTACTTCGGCCGGTTCGCCGCCAGCTACTGGCAGCGCTGGACCACGGTGACCGAGGTCGAGGTCGCCATGACGCTGACCGTGGGCGACCGGGCGCGGGTGCGGCTGGCGGCCTCCGATATCGCCGGGCACCGGCGCATCATCGACACCGCCGACGTGCGCGCGCAGGACGGGCGCAACGGCCAGGGTCCGGACGAGCGCGCCGCCGGACAGCGCGTGGTGCTGCGGGCGCCGCTGGACCAGTACGTCGACGGTGGCGCGCTGTGGCTCGAATTCGACGCCGTCGGTGGGGAATTGGGCATCGGCGAGCTGGAGTGGTCGGCGGCGGCCCCCGAGCGGGTGCGGCCCGTGGCGATCGCCATCTGCACGTTCAACCGCGCGCAGGACTGCGCGCACACCGTGGCGGCGCTGGCGTCCGATCCCACCGTGCTGGCCGCCATCGACGCGGTATACGTGGTGGATCAGGGCACCGATCTGGTCGAGGACCGGCCGCTGTACCAGGAGACCAAGCCCCGCTTCGGTGACAAGCTGCGCTACCTGCGCCAGCCGAATCTCGGTGGGGCGGGCGGTTTCACCCGCGGCCTGTACGAGGTGTCGGCGGCCGACGAGCACGCCGACGTCATCCTGATGGACGACGACATCCTCTGCGAGCCGGAAACGGTGTTGCGGCTCAACGCCTTCGCGAATATGACGACCGAGCCGACGCTCGTCGGCGCGCAGATGCTGTTCCTGCTCAATCCCGACTATCTGAACGTCGGCGCGGAGGAAACGGATCTGCCGATCCTGCGGCACGGCCAGAAGGTGGCCAAGGCGCTGCGCAACACCAGCATGCTCAAACGCAATCAGGAGCGGCGCGTCGACGCCGGCTACAACGCCTGGTGGACCTGCCTCATCCCGTCCGAGGTGGTCAAGAGCATCGGATTGCCGATCCCGATCTTCTTCCAATGGGACGACGTCGAATACGGTTTGCGCGCCCGCGAACACGGTTTCGTCACCGTGACCCTGCCGAATGCGGCCGTGTGGCACGCCGACTTCTATTGGAAGGATTTCGACGACTGGGCGCGCTACTTCTCGTCGCGTAATTCGCTCATCGTCTCGGCACTGCACACCGAGCTGGATCCGAAGCTCGTCACGCGCAGGCTTTTCCGGGAGATCTCGGAGTATCTGGTCGGTATGCAATACGGCCTGGCGCATACGACACTGCAGGGTATCGAGGATTTCCTGCAGGGTCCGCGGATGCTGCGGGACGGCGGTCAGGCCGCCCTCGCCGCCGCGCGCACCAGCCGCGGTGAATACGGCGAGACGGTGAAGCATCCGGCGGCCACCGCGCCGATCCGCAACGCCGATGTCGAGGTGCGGCGGGCGAGCGGGGAGCCGAGCCGTCCGGTGCTGGTGCTGATCAAGCGGGCCATCCAGCAGTGGACCGGCCGCGTCCAGCCGGGTTTGAAGGCCGTCACCCGCGAGGACGCGCACTGGTGGCACATCGGCCTGTTCGAGCACGTGATGGTGACCGACGCGTCGCAGTCCGGGGTGCGAATCCGCAAGCGGGACAAGGCCAAGGCCCGCGCCCTGCTGCTGCGCACCGTCCGGGTGCTGCGCCGCCTGCGTCGCGAACTGCCCGCGGTGTCCGAACAGTACCGCGCGGCCATGCCCGAACTCACCAGCCGCGAGAACTGGGAACGCCTCTACGGCATCTGA
- the rsgA gene encoding ribosome small subunit-dependent GTPase A: protein MVDYDRLTPYGWNPAVSAAYTRLLDTGWVPARVIRMDRSECDVATPEGLARARCPRADTNVEGLCTGDWVALDTELVVRQLLPRRTAIVRATVSGRSQAQVLAANVDTVLVCTAADGDVDLGRIERMLALAWESGAQPVVVLTKTDLAVDVPLDEVRAVAPGATTLAVSATTGAGMDVLTAVLTGTVALLGPSGAGKSTLANALLGAEVFATDEVRATDKRGRHTTVHRELRPLPGGGTLIDTPGLRSVGLWDAAEGLGRTFSDIETLAADCRFADCSHQREPGCVIQAALESGALPRRRFDSYLKLQRENEWLAARTDARLRAERQRAWKNAEKSQRWEYRRRHSDRSREV, encoded by the coding sequence ATGGTCGATTACGACCGTCTGACTCCTTACGGCTGGAATCCGGCCGTATCCGCCGCGTATACCCGACTGCTCGACACCGGCTGGGTCCCGGCCCGCGTGATCCGGATGGATCGCAGCGAGTGTGACGTCGCGACACCCGAAGGGCTCGCGCGTGCGCGCTGCCCGCGGGCGGATACCAACGTCGAGGGTCTGTGTACCGGCGACTGGGTCGCGCTGGACACCGAACTCGTTGTGCGGCAACTACTTCCCCGGCGCACGGCGATCGTGCGCGCCACCGTTTCCGGGCGTTCACAGGCCCAGGTACTGGCCGCGAACGTGGACACGGTGCTGGTGTGCACGGCCGCCGACGGCGACGTCGACCTGGGGCGCATCGAGCGAATGCTGGCCCTGGCCTGGGAATCCGGTGCGCAGCCGGTGGTGGTGTTGACGAAAACCGATCTGGCCGTGGATGTTCCGCTGGACGAGGTGCGCGCGGTCGCGCCGGGTGCGACCACGCTGGCCGTGAGCGCGACCACGGGTGCGGGCATGGACGTGCTCACCGCGGTACTGACGGGCACCGTCGCGTTGCTCGGTCCCTCCGGCGCGGGTAAGTCGACGCTGGCGAACGCGCTGCTCGGCGCGGAAGTGTTCGCCACCGACGAGGTGCGCGCCACCGACAAGCGCGGCCGGCACACCACCGTGCACCGCGAGTTGCGCCCACTGCCCGGCGGCGGCACCCTCATCGACACCCCCGGCCTGCGTTCGGTCGGGTTGTGGGACGCGGCCGAGGGCCTGGGCCGCACCTTCAGCGACATCGAAACCCTCGCGGCGGACTGCCGTTTCGCCGACTGCTCGCACCAGCGCGAGCCCGGCTGCGTGATCCAGGCCGCGCTGGAATCGGGCGCCCTTCCCCGCCGCCGCTTCGACAGCTACCTGAAATTGCAGCGCGAGAACGAGTGGCTGGCCGCCCGCACCGACGCCCGCCTACGCGCCGAACGCCAGCGAGCTTGGAAGAACGCCGAAAAGTCACAGCGCTGGGAGTATCGCAGGCGTCACTCCGACCGATCCCGAGAAGTGTGA